The Halomonas sp. THAF5a genome segment CTTCTGCGGTCATTTCCATGACCCACCCCTCTCGAGGACACCCGATCATGGCGCTTGAACACGCAGACGTTCTCAGGGCCGCCCATCTGGCACGGCTCGGCCTGAACGACGACGAGGCCGCCCACTACCTGGACGACCTGGGCCGCATCCTGGCGATGGTCGACCAGCTCCAGACCCTGGACACCGAGGGCGTCGCTCCCCTGG includes the following:
- the gatC gene encoding Asp-tRNA(Asn)/Glu-tRNA(Gln) amidotransferase subunit GatC produces the protein MALEHADVLRAAHLARLGLNDDEAAHYLDDLGRILAMVDQLQTLDTEGVAPLAHPLETTQRLRADEVTEPDQRETFQRCAPAVEQGLYLVPRVVE